TTAAACAGTTGATGTCACTGACATCTACCATAGCgctttcaaaaatgaataattgtaGTACATTACGTTGTGGAACTTCAATTTATGTCGTCAATTTTAGATGTTATGTCGTTACACGTTTAATGGTTTTAGAACAATTTTCTTAAGCTTTAGTtcaaataatgtatatttttaatttgatttatatactGATTTGCATAACAACAGTTTGatatacatttaataataaagaatTGATGACAAGTTAAGGATTGGTTAAGGTCGACCATATAGCACACATTTAGTCTAGCTATATCGTATAGTCAATCTATTTGGAAAACATTTTTAGTAAGAACACAGTTGCTAGAATAATAACAATTGTAGACGTTGCCGCCTCGTCTTTGCTCGGAACGATCCTGCAATGATGATCAGAAATACTCGTTTTTAACTTATCATTATTGACTTATCAAGGAAAAACAACCAACAACATTGGCTCAGTTTGCCATTTTTCTAAGAGTTATTTTCATCTTTCTGTGTTGCTTTGAAAACTTTTATCCAAAGTCATTTGACGGACATTGCTTGCATTGCAGGAGGTATTTACGGGAGTTAAAGAAGCTAGTAAACCGACTGAATTTGATTGGATCTTTTCTGAAACCAGTGATAATAGGTTTGATTGTGCTGAACCGTCCTGGATACCATTTGTTATCATATAGTTTCCAACCTTggttaaacaataataaaatcataCACTCGACTGAATGGTGCCTTTAAATCTCGtggatttttatttcatatatacactttaaaattcaaactaataagcttaaaaacaaataatcaccACGATGGGTGCTATATATGTGGACTAGGGTGTTTGTATTGCTCAGTCTTAATCTAGTTTGTGTATTGTagattgttattttctttacttCGTTTTCGATATTTTGCAATGGCGTTATCGATCTCCTTATGGTTGGTTAGTTGTGATTGTCTTGTCGTTATCTCCCGTCTGTTTTCCTCTAATGATGTAAAggataaaaataaatccatataaattataactaattttttttcGCCGGCTTTATGGCCTGTAATTCCTTTGTTGCTTTATATTATAtgtgtatttaaaacaaaaggtgtggtatgattgtcaatgagacaactctccacaagataccaaaatgacacagaaattaacaactgtaggtcatcgtatggccttcaacaatgcccataccacatagtcagctataaaagaccccgaaatgacagtgtaaatcaattcaaacgagaaggataacggcctaatttatgtacaatgaatgaacgaaaacaaatatgcaatACATTGACAAATGACAACCATCTAATTACAAaatcctggcttgggacagacacatacaaagAGGGTGTGATAggcttaaacatgttagcgggatcccaaccctcctcataacctgggacagtgcCGTAACAGTAATTCAttagaacaaactataaaaatcagttgaaaagacttaactcatcagatgtatataaatacaaatactacaaatacaaatgaaagtgtttgtttttgttttatacatacattaggccgtcagtttttctaatttaaattgtttaacatttgtcattttggtacCTTTCACAGCTTGCTTTGTGTATTACGTCTTGTtaattgttgaagaccgtattgtTACCTGTAGTTGTTAGCTACTACCTCTGGTGGAAGAttatttcattgacaatcataccacatctttttttttaaagctcaCTTTGCCCATATGACCAAGTGAGCTTCTCTCATCACCAGTCGTCCGTCGTCGGATGATACTCTAAACAAAACTCTTCTCCaagaatttaacaaaacttggccacaataaTCATGTGGatatcttgtttttaaaatgtgtccCATGATCCTTCCTGCCAACCATCCATTGGCAAGATGGTCGACATACCAAACAAGACAAAGGGggtaaaataaagttttgtctATTACTAGTATCTTGTAAACAGCTGTAAATAGATAAACAGAATTGTTCTTATATTGAGTTAGCTCAGCCTTTTGTCGACAAAACTGTCATTTTACTCATCAAAATGATTTGACGTTTTCTTTAGTGGGTTTGTGATGGACCTCTAACCACTTCCGCATTTACCAAGACAACCTAGCAAtaagaatattattttaatcCTGGAAAAGGCAAATTACCACAAAACTAAGGCTTAAGCATATCCTTTTATAACACTTTAACATTCGAACCCATGTATAGCaaagattaaaaatagaaaatttaacaCTTATCTGATAAAAAGTCAGTTATTTTCGCCGGAATATATTTTGGTGTTCAAAAATACATTCTAAATATAGCAAAAATAATATGGCGGACAAATGGCAATAACATGGCTCTTCAAAATAACTTCACAAAACGAACATTGCAATAATAACCATGCTAATAatcatatcaatataaaataaaaagatgtggtatggttgccaatgagaacTTTCCACCAGACACCAAATAATGTGGATGATAGTAATTATTTGTCACCATAcgaacttcaacaatgagcactaTAACTCACACCACATATTGTGAGCTAAAAAAGCTCCTACGTAACAAAATggtaaaccattcaaacgagaaaacaaacatatttacaaaccaataaacgaaaaacaaatacgatAGACAGCAACCAACGGAAACCACTAATTCACAGGCTGCTAACTTAGGACAATCACATACAAAATTTGGCGGCGTTAAACATGTTTGCAAGCACTCAGCTTAACCTTTACCTCGTTCAACGGTGCACCATTAGAATAAACTAtagaaatcagttgaaaaggttttAAGCTTTTAACCCATCAGATCGgcacaaaacacaaacacaactAAAAAAGACTAAAAACACACCGTACTGACCAACAAGTACCTagagctagttcaaagccatttaCAACTAATAACATTATCATGTTTCCCAAACATATATAACAATCAATACATATCCAATGGATTCAGTGTAAAGACGTCTTCAACAGTATGAGAAAACATGTGAAATCCCAAAACTGAAATATCGACGGGATTCAGTACTGTTCATAAGTGTATATAACTTTACTTATTtagttttgtttacatttatcaataataaaatcaatattagtaccGAAAGAaaagatttatttgtttattattactatttgtttttggcttttgaCTAGCTTATAGTAAATGCAAGTACTCTCAAATTGTACTTTCGTGTTAATTTGGCCTGTTGGTACATTTTGTAATGCATTATGgtggtttttttattcaatgtttACTTGAATATTTAGCTGTAATTGTcgtctttttgtttttcaatgtgCACCAACTTTGATATGTGTTTGGTATATGACTTTAAATTTTCACTTATGTTCTCGTACTTCAAATAATTCTGATATTGGTTAAATATCACCTCTTAtcttattgattttgtatttacattgtgtcataaaacaaatttgttcGTTCGATGTATGCTCACTTGTTTGTGTTAATATGACTTGtctcttttgattgagttaagccatttcaattgatattgtatattgtgtatttcaatGTTGTGCTGTCCTAAGTCAGATACTGATGACTAGTGAATGTCGCTTTCTGATGTAATTAGTGTTtctcggtttttttttataagattattttaagATTAAATCCTGTTTggatggttttacacaagtcattttttttttttggggggggggggggggggctttatAGCTAACTGTTTGCTGTGAGTCAAGGCTTTGTGTTGAAGACTAAACTTTGACCTatcatggtttacttttacaaattgtaacttggaagaagagttgtctctttgtcatACAAAATCTATAtagatcttattacagtgttaaAAAATATCCTCTAAATTAGAATTTCTGAAAAGTATACGCAGTCGTCTTGTATGACGTAAATCATGCTACTTAAAAGGACTATTTGGAGCAAACTaactaaataatatttatgCAAAAATTGTTCCGTCTGATGGTTATTGTCAGAGTTGCTTGTATGTCCAGGCAcatctttgtttaatatttcaaaaacacatCTTagtaacagttttacaaatatGTCATTTTAAGCATAGAacatattgttatatttgttgttgtgtttctgtttgtttgtgtgttttgtttgtgtgaggttatttaaaaatatatcccTTAGGATCTACcgtaacatttaaaaaaaaaaaaaaaaaaatttttttttttttaaatgacaaatttatttaatagGATAATCAAATATATCTTAATAGGAAACATTTCAAGGACCATATATCtatcataaaacataaatatcatgaaaagtatttaacatcaaattaaatgtaattgaaataataatgaagcACGAACTACATGTagatatgcttatttattcagCTGTACAAAGGAACAAGGAACCGAGGATGTGTCACTCAAACTTTTTCtcatttcaattcaaaatttaacaatCGAATAGTTTTATATACTCTGTGACCTATATCGTAACATGTGACGTTagtcattttattattatggAGGTTTACTGTTTGAATAGTTGTGACGggtcattttaaatttgattcattttcCGGTCGTTTAAATGTGTACATTATTTAACCTTTACCTAAATCAAAGATGGACActagtttatttttgttgacaaCGCTGTTTTTTATAGAGATTATAGCAATTTTACCTGCTACTTCAGGTAAGTGTATTGAAGCAGATACATacgtaatatatatatatatatacatttgataatgCATTTGTTTAGGTCTGTGTAGACAATTTATTACTTTTCTTTAGGGCTTATTACCATAACAAACTGTCTTTATACATGACCCGCATGATTGCTTACTATTATagttagtttatatatatatatatatactttgtgtCTTTTCTCCTCAATTTCTGCTAACCTGAACACAACCTATACTGTTGCTTAAAATATTTGGTTGAATATAAAGACGAcgcaatattttttaaaaaataaaagaatattaaaagaCATCTGTAGCTTAGTTTTCGTATTTAGATTCAGattctttattaatataactaaTATTACATTCCGCTTgaattatatactagtaacaaatataaaagagtATCATATCTGACATAAACCAATTCATTCTCAGCCAATACTCCCGTACGACTTATGTATTTGCACTAATGTATTATAAATTGTCAAAGTTTTCACACacattatttattcatttctaAATCCGATAACATAATATTAAATAACGTTAAACGTGTGAAATTTTCTCAAATAAACCGCAGCTATatccattttctttttaaatttctcatataaatttaaatatcaatacCTTTAAATTTAATCCTATGTTATGATACATTTTGCGTTCGGGTATGAAGTCATATATACTTCCGAAATCGTGATAAGTTTCGAGCATATCAAGtttaattttaactattttggcttggttttttttcattgtttacgAAAACTATTTTTTCAGAGCAGATTGAGATCAGGGAAGGCAGAACCAAAGTATTACAATGTCCTCCAGGAAAAGTTGTTATTATTGAATACGCCTCTTATGAAGGAGACGCTTTCCACTGTAAAACAAATGATGTGACCTCGCATGTCAAAGGTCGTTGTCAATGGAAACGTAATTGCACGTTGTATGCATTCGATCGTATTTATGGAGATTCGTGTACGGGACCAGATGAGAGTTTGTATATAAGATACCTATGTTACGGTACGAATTTTCACCAgcttgaaacatatatatagctTCGCTCACGTTATTATTATAAGGCGCACAGTATGGTGGcacatatgaaaataatgattgttatttggataggtTTTTTTCTGCTTTCTTAATTTGACGTTTCTAATATAACAATGTAtcataaatattgtatatcaGCGAACTTGATATTTGCGAACATTTCTACAATTCTATCAAAACGAACATTGTCTGGATTAAATTTAGATTACAATTCAAATTTCCCGAACTTTTTCTGGAGAAAAAACattcagttgtttttttatttttagtattttccTATTCTTACCTATTTTATCTTCAAACATTTCTTGGTGACACAATTTAGCAATCTGAAGACCTGTCAATGTACCTAAACTAACATTAATATTCCAGTATTCGTTAACCTGTATTCGGAAACTAACAAGTAACCTGTATTCCTAAACCATCATTTCGGTGACCTGTATTTGTAAATTAATCAGTAACCTGCATGCATTCATACACTAACACTTCAGTAACTGTATTCATAAACCAACATTTCAGTAACTGTATTCATACACTAACACTTCAGTAACTGTATTCATAAACTAACATTTCAGTAACTGTATTCATACACTAACATTTCAGTAACTGTATTCATAAACTAACATTTCAGTGACCTAATTTTATGATCTAACCAGTAACCTGTATTCATAAACTAACATTCCAGTAACCTGTATTTGTAAACTAACATTTCAGTGACCTGAATTCATAAACTAACATTTCCGTAACCTGTATTTGTAAACTAACATTTCAGTGACCTGTATTTGTAAACTAACATTTCAGTGACCTGTATTTGTAAACTGATATTTCAGTGACCTGTATTTGTAAACTTATATTTCAGTGACCTAGCTGTATTTGTAAACTAACAATTCAGTAATCTGTATTCATAAACTTACATTTCATTGACCGGTATTTGTAAACTAACCAGTAACCTGAATGTAATCATAAACTAACATTTCGGTGACCTGTATTTATAAACTAACCAGAAACTTGTATTCATAAACTAGAATTTCAGTTGCCTGTTTTCATAAACTAACAGGAAACCTGTATTCATAAACTAACATTTCAGTGACCAGTATTTATAAACTAACCAGTAACCTGTATTCCGTTTCTAACCAGTCAACTGTATTGAGAAACTAACTAGTTATCCTTTTGTATTGGTTAAAAATactcaaaaattgaatatataacttttttgtagaaaatcgTGAAAAATGTGAGTTCAATTGTGTGTattattaacattttgttttaagataAAACCCTTCTTCATTAAGCTAAAAGTCAGAAGTATATAATAACATACGGGCATTTTATAGCCCTATTCTGCTTTGACAAGTTATACCTTTAGtttaggtagcaataaacagttaggaaaaaatactaaaatttgcccttatgaattttaccattcccttttcattgctttcttgcaatatcaagcttactgtttgtgtcatatatgggcatatgtatgtaatcagaatcttccatagattttatttccagtatataaaatggtaaaatataatttctttttggtgtatccatggcaacaatctgcatttatttgttataaaatattgcaaaaagggggggaaagatgtcacatatttccccaaaatttgactaaaagtagaatttcaattgcttgaagtaataccttttctgaaactgtgtacatatatcattcagcagatccaatgaaaatcatatgtctttcatctcatttttttgtaaaaatgcatcaaaaacttcgtgtactgtgtagaaaaagagtgtttgtaaacagtacattaatttctggaccgatggccggtctagctatgacaatacggattgtcaaacagaaaacagcccataaaacatgtaaaaaataatcttgatgctcttataaaccacctttgaaggctaaattagcactcatctgtctaaaaatgaattttattacacaataactttcctatttgaaaaatccaaggggccataatgcgaaactaaactcctaactgcatgtgtattgctaccttagacttgaaaacaaatgaatttaagctaaaaggtttatattttttatcactgTAGAAAGCAGTATTTCAGATGATTGTTATTACCGGATCGATGGTAAAGCGTTTTACAACGGAACTAGAAGTATAACAGCAAGTGGTATAATCTGTCAGAGGTGGGACAGTAACTCTCCGCACATCCCAAAACAATGGCCGTCAGGAAGAGGGAATAAAAATTACTGTAGAAACCCGGATGAAGATGACAGACCGTGGTGTTACACGTCTGACCCCGAAACTAGATGGGAGTATTGCAATATTGACTTATGTGGTACGTTTTATGGTGATAAAACACTTTAGAATTAACGGACTGTTTAAACTGttagaaagaaaattaattgATGTATTCTGAACTTAAAATTGTGGTAGCTCCGATTGTTTTAGTCATGATACAggtaatagatacatgtatatcaaacgTTGAATAAAAGTACTGTTTACATCAGATACTAGCTTACACAATTGCAATTTTGCATATTAACATTTGGTTGTGGTCTATTGTATCATGGAGTAATAAATAGGACCAAAtgtgttattataaaaaaattacttcCAATTTAAATGAATATGGAGCCTTGGAAACATAACATAATTAGTACATGTCGTATACTGAAATctttcgtttttctttttttgcgaaatttgaatagtttttcatttattatttacctTAGATAGTAGTTATTACTGTATTAATCGACCAGGGATTACATTACTAATAAGGGCAAAGTTGTGTATGATCCAGGAATCGAAATTCTACCCTATATTTGAATGTTGAAGtgttatgtttatttactaGCTACCACTGGTGGTGAACTTTAAGTTCCCACGattatcatcagctcagtatcTTACTAGCTCAACAGCTCAGTAAGCTGTGCCTAAGCACTGacaaatttataacttttttgataaacgaataaagcattaaaaaaacaaaagttccaAGTTCCTCAGTTAAAGTTAACATCAGCTAAATTGGCTATTATTTTATGTCCCTTTTGGTCGTCATATAGTTCCTTACTATGCCGCCTATTATTGATACATCTCACACATGTGTTGATCTGATCAGCTGAAGAAGATACATCATGAAAAGAGCTTCAGTCAAACGATGTATTtttagtgttattttcattttcaagatttttaactataatttaatataaatctgCACACACATAGCTGTTAACATATAGAACCTTTTATTTAGAAAAGTTCATTGTACGATTTACTGtagttgtattttttatattttatataaaattttgatggcaattaattatttattg
The genomic region above belongs to Mytilus trossulus isolate FHL-02 chromosome 7, PNRI_Mtr1.1.1.hap1, whole genome shotgun sequence and contains:
- the LOC134725974 gene encoding uncharacterized protein LOC134725974 isoform X5, producing the protein MDTSLFLLTTLFFIEIIAILPATSEQIEIREGRTKVLQCPPGKVVIIEYASYEGDAFHCKTNDVTSHVKGRCQWKRNCTLYAFDRIYGDSCTGPDESLYIRYLCYESSISDDCYYRIDGKAFYNGTRSITASGIICQRWDSNSPHIPKQWPSGRGNKNYCRNPDEDDRPWCYTSDPETRWEYCNIDLCELTTIRTSTPKSMATEDDEDDDTPVAVILGVLFGVLVTSIVLVAVILILKRRGVFNAEPSSADQRISYIYSAPEQNNTLLARVRKIIRWNRKNDGETNIIATNPGYSAMDGERIEPIDYANMPMVKPRVYEMPSASESRDHQKQLYTSLYDTPNGGNKHQESASNELYENEYEIAERCVQPPKQKAAI